The genomic stretch TTTCGATATTTTGTAAAAATTCATTTTCATCTTTATCACGACCGATAACCAGTTTTGCACCGTTTTCAAGTCTAAAGTGGCGTCCGTGTTTCATTACAGGGATATCTTGCTTCTCAAATGTATCGTATTTGATAAAATCCCACATTTTTTTCCCGAAGTTCTCATCAGTTAAAAGACATCCGCCGCCCGGAGATTCAAAGTCAGTCAGACCTATCTCTTTTGCCAATTCCATCTGGCGATCACGGCTTCTACCCATGATATCTTCGAGCTTTTCGCGATCTACCCAACCTTCGATCTCAGGAATTGTAGGAGCTAAACGTTTTGCCGACATCGGACGAAGCAGCAGTCCTTCACAGTTAGACTCGTTTAAAACAGTTTGCAGTGCATCTTTGTTTTGAGACATAGGGCGTTGTCCTAAAACCTCACCGCTAATTAAAAACGATGCACCCTCATCTTTCATAATTCTTTTTGCCACTTCAAACATCTTTGCGTGACAGTCAATACAAGGATTAAAATGTTTTCCATAGCCGTATTTAGGATCAAAAAGTACATCTTGCAGGTACTCGTCTTGAATATCTACAATCTTAAACTCTGCACCAACTTGACGACACATATTTTCCATATGTTCGCGTCTGTCTTTTGTGCTTCCAAAACCAGTTGCGATATTAATCGCCAACACCTCAATACCTTGATCGATGATCAGTTTCATCGCCAAAGTAGAGTCTAATCCACCACTAAATAGGGCTATTGCTTTCATTTTCTTTCCTTGTGAAGGCACATGGGTATCTTATAAAAAAGATACTGTTTACCTAAAAAATTTTCGAAATTTT from Sulfurimonas sp. hsl 1-7 encodes the following:
- a CDS encoding argininosuccinate synthase domain-containing protein — encoded protein: MKAIALFSGGLDSTLAMKLIIDQGIEVLAINIATGFGSTKDRREHMENMCRQVGAEFKIVDIQDEYLQDVLFDPKYGYGKHFNPCIDCHAKMFEVAKRIMKDEGASFLISGEVLGQRPMSQNKDALQTVLNESNCEGLLLRPMSAKRLAPTIPEIEGWVDREKLEDIMGRSRDRQMELAKEIGLTDFESPGGGCLLTDENFGKKMWDFIKYDTFEKQDIPVMKHGRHFRLENGAKLVIGRDKDENEFLQNIENEKFFHIRTVGLPGPHALLSKNATLEDRELATRGILTYCKTKAGENYTLSFDGEEVTATPLESREVMKPFSIM